AGAAAGTACCATTGTCATCTGAACGATGGTTTATCGAAGCTGTATTTACAATTGGTGATGTCAGCACATCGACATTGTTAACAGGAATAGCATCTATGGTATTCCGCACATCCACAAATTCTTGATATGCCACAGAAATAATGCGATCTATCAGGAAATAGTCAATCATTACACTGCCTTCTCGCTCATGATATCGCTCAAAGAAACGCAACATGAAATCAAAGAAAGGATCGCCTGCGCATCCACCCCAACAGTATGCAGTCCAATTGCGAGACCACATCGGACTCCATTGCTCTCCTGGCCGTATAGTGCCATGCTTGATGCTGAACAGTCTGAGATCATTCACGAAATCCGGTATGGGAGCGGTCATCAGCAATGTGGCATCTAGCCAGAATCCACCATATTTGTGAAGCAAATCAAATCGAACATAATCAGAAAAATGAGTCAGAGAAATGGCTCCATGCTCTACATATCGATAGAAATCGACGGACCGTTTGGCATAATCATGATAGTTGTCCTTCGTAATCAGCATGACAGGTCTCCGGCCTGCAAACCTACGCATGGAAGCGACCGCCAAACGCACAACATCAGGCATCCGTTCCTCACCTTGCCACCACATCACCCAGATTGGTGCATCAGCTTGAATTTTTCCACAAAACTCAGTTTTATGGTAGGCAACATCCGGAAGATAATAATGTTTCAGATACTCTTCTATCTGTCTACATACAGAAAAGCCAGCCTGCGGTAACAGCTTATACAGCATTTTCGTAGCAACAAGTCTTGGACCAAAACGCTTACAATAATTAACTGCCTGACCCAATGATTGAACTGCCATGCTCAGTGTCCCCTCATACATTTAGCAGCAAGAACCGCACATATACGAATATGCAACAACTTGAATTGTACTAAAATAATTCGAATCCTATTCTTTAGATCACGATAATTAAGCGAATCCTTATATTGAACAAATTTTTCTTCCAGAAAAACTTGCCATTTGTTGTTGATTAATTTATTATTCAATAATCCTATTGAAATTAAATCAATAAAAGCCAATCGAGCCGAGAAAG
The window above is part of the Bifidobacterium longum subsp. infantis ATCC 15697 = JCM 1222 = DSM 20088 genome. Proteins encoded here:
- a CDS encoding capsular polysaccharide synthesis protein; translation: MAVQSLGQAVNYCKRFGPRLVATKMLYKLLPQAGFSVCRQIEEYLKHYYLPDVAYHKTEFCGKIQADAPIWVMWWQGEERMPDVVRLAVASMRRFAGRRPVMLITKDNYHDYAKRSVDFYRYVEHGAISLTHFSDYVRFDLLHKYGGFWLDATLLMTAPIPDFVNDLRLFSIKHGTIRPGEQWSPMWSRNWTAYCWGGCAGDPFFDFMLRFFERYHEREGSVMIDYFLIDRIISVAYQEFVDVRNTIDAIPVNNVDVLTSPIVNTASINHRSDDNGTFLHKLSWKEPPQPDCGNGQRSWFGQLLDQYGIR